The following proteins are co-located in the Dyadobacter chenwenxiniae genome:
- a CDS encoding carboxylesterase family protein — protein MSAANLFLGVSLVVSKSRDQFWLKWIGIASICVDIAQIALLIWYNVFADFQMKVMLSQADFVLSWLMVAITGLWIIHFVSEVNASKSLNSIPRASLVGFILVSVIVSYFSISLGADFYEESRAPLPVRNLSATERALADRFESHLFESIDGEKLPYRLMKPLNYDSTQKYPVVLCLHHGGAHGRDNAAQVQASYAPVLANYNNRRNHPAFLLIPQCEVGKVWMDPDVDSAIMELMASLEKEYSIDALRRYVIGESGGGYGSWHFIGNHPGMFAAAIPVCGGGEEGLVENMADVSIWAFHGSDDLLVPVSYSRKMVNALRKAGSKPRYTEFAGADHYIGKRVAETPGVWDWLFMQRRKI, from the coding sequence GTGTCCGCGGCAAATTTGTTCCTGGGGGTAAGTTTGGTTGTTTCCAAAAGCCGTGACCAGTTTTGGCTGAAATGGATTGGCATTGCATCGATTTGCGTCGATATTGCTCAGATAGCACTATTGATTTGGTACAACGTCTTCGCCGATTTCCAAATGAAGGTAATGCTTTCGCAAGCTGATTTTGTGCTTAGCTGGCTCATGGTCGCAATAACAGGGTTATGGATAATACATTTTGTCAGTGAGGTAAATGCCAGTAAAAGTTTGAATAGCATTCCCAGGGCGTCGCTGGTTGGTTTTATACTCGTATCCGTTATCGTTAGCTATTTTTCCATCTCCCTCGGTGCCGACTTTTATGAAGAAAGCCGGGCTCCACTGCCTGTGCGAAACCTTTCGGCAACGGAACGAGCTCTCGCAGACCGTTTTGAGTCGCATCTTTTTGAAAGTATTGATGGTGAAAAATTACCTTACCGTCTGATGAAACCGCTTAACTACGATTCAACCCAGAAATATCCGGTGGTCCTTTGTCTGCACCATGGCGGAGCGCACGGGCGGGACAATGCAGCACAGGTCCAAGCCTCCTATGCCCCTGTGTTGGCTAATTACAACAACCGCAGAAATCATCCTGCTTTCCTGCTAATACCACAGTGTGAAGTAGGAAAAGTTTGGATGGACCCGGACGTGGATTCTGCCATTATGGAATTAATGGCCTCTTTGGAAAAAGAATACAGTATTGATGCGCTGCGACGCTATGTGATCGGTGAGTCAGGTGGCGGGTATGGATCATGGCATTTCATTGGCAACCATCCGGGAATGTTCGCTGCGGCTATTCCAGTCTGCGGTGGAGGTGAGGAAGGGTTGGTGGAAAACATGGCGGATGTAAGTATCTGGGCCTTTCACGGAAGCGACGACTTGCTTGTTCCGGTAAGCTATTCCAGGAAAATGGTGAATGCGCTTCGTAAAGCAGGAAGTAAGCCTCGCTACACAGAGTTTGCAGGTGCCGACCATTATATTGGTAAGCGGGTTGCGGAAACACCGGGCGTTTGGGACTGGCTTTTTATGCAGAGGCGTAAAATTTAA
- a CDS encoding T9SS type A sorting domain-containing protein, which produces MKRTFIKKSIFTILAAILSVANSFGQTAITTGALSPTEVCAGGNITVPFTTTGTIAPLTNFIAQLSDAAGAFTTPVNIGSAEASPITAIIPVGTVAGAAYKVRVISVLAAVTIATGSESAALKVNAIPAAPTVTSPVAYEVGATPVALAASGTGLKWYNAGTGGTGSTTIPVPDTKTEGTQNFFVSQTVSGCESARSEIVVNVTKTACTPPAKPVVADKNYTIGDPEEALTATGTNLKWYAAASGGSPLASAPKPSTAAAGKTSYFVSQTVNECESERAEIVVTVSACTPPAKPGVANKSYTVGDPEQVLTATGTNLKWYAAASGGSPLASAPKPSTATAGTTSYYVSQTVGGCESERAEIVVTVSACTPPAKPGVANKSYAVGDPEQVLTATGTNLKWYAAASGGSPLASAPKPSTATAGTTSYYVSQTVGGCESERAEIVVTVSACTPPAKPGVANKSYTIGDPEQVLTATGTNLKWYSNASGGSPLASAPKPSTATAGTTSYYVSQTVGGCESERAEIVVTVSACTPPAKPGVANKSYTIGDPEETLTATGTNLKWYANATGGSPLASAPKPSTATAGTRSYFVSQTVGGCESARAEIVVSVSACTPPAKPTVSAIDPVCMYATVPSSLLSSAVSQKTGLKWYDSATGGTGSTTVPTPSTTTAGIKVFYVTQTVNKCESERAAVSFEVKALPERPTVSNLEYCKDVTNAVPLTASGTGLKWYATETGGSPLAGAPKPSTTTVGTVSYFVSQTAANGLSCESPRAELKVTVNALPVALQAISEALCQERADKVYNLAAQPSGGNTVNWYTTPTGGTASKNAPSVNLKNAGETIAYATQVSAKGCESPLPRAVQKVRVKPLPGLPGVEKPLVEICQFVAAQPLSATPVTGGILKWYGTNASGGDPSDNAPIPSTAEGGTTSYFVGQALEGCIGDRAKIDVKINTTPKPQTTTQLAYCQNEVAPRLDATGSILKWYRNANDTEFQGIPFTPFTEKVQDYSFFVTQTGTNGCESPKEEIRIHIKALPSATISGNSTIDLGQTATIRIRFTGDGPWIYALSDGTTDTTDQQNHEIQVKPTTTTSYLLTNVANACGKGLPIGSALVTVKVPTINSGNPSVAEACAGKTFSVPFQQSGDFPTENTFKVQIATENTDAKFVSIPSVASSNIITATFPDTTLAGSYYVRVVSSGTNPNFTVKGSVSSITITASPLPIATITGTQTILVGDKADMKIATTGKAPWTFTLSDGKKDSLITAAVTPYTFKLAPKTTTTYTITKVTNVCGTGKGAGTARVQVDPILGVEPPASADWVNVYPTLVTSQCTVELKGAISLKEASAEVIDLTGRSRAVKTISQKTTEVDFSSFPSGLYLLRVTNGNKNTVWRIMKP; this is translated from the coding sequence ATGAAAAGAACATTTATTAAAAAGAGTATTTTTACAATCCTGGCCGCGATTTTAAGCGTCGCAAATTCATTTGGCCAGACAGCAATAACCACGGGTGCCCTAAGCCCGACGGAAGTTTGTGCAGGCGGAAATATTACTGTTCCTTTTACCACAACCGGCACGATTGCCCCATTAACCAATTTTATTGCCCAACTGTCAGATGCCGCAGGGGCGTTTACAACACCGGTTAACATCGGTTCTGCCGAGGCATCTCCCATTACCGCAATCATTCCTGTCGGCACAGTCGCTGGCGCTGCTTACAAGGTTCGAGTTATTTCGGTTTTAGCCGCCGTTACAATTGCCACTGGTTCGGAAAGCGCTGCGCTTAAAGTCAACGCTATTCCAGCAGCCCCGACCGTGACTTCACCTGTTGCTTACGAAGTCGGAGCTACGCCCGTTGCATTGGCGGCTAGCGGCACTGGCCTGAAATGGTATAATGCAGGAACCGGCGGCACAGGATCAACAACGATTCCCGTCCCGGACACCAAAACGGAGGGAACACAAAATTTTTTCGTAAGCCAAACAGTAAGCGGCTGCGAAAGTGCGCGGTCTGAAATTGTTGTTAATGTAACCAAAACAGCCTGCACGCCGCCTGCGAAACCAGTTGTGGCTGATAAAAATTATACAATTGGTGACCCGGAAGAAGCATTGACGGCAACAGGAACAAATTTGAAATGGTATGCGGCTGCTTCGGGTGGTTCACCATTAGCCTCTGCGCCAAAACCGTCTACCGCAGCAGCCGGGAAGACAAGTTATTTCGTAAGCCAAACAGTTAACGAGTGTGAAAGTGAGCGTGCGGAAATTGTAGTGACTGTAAGTGCATGTACACCGCCTGCTAAGCCGGGAGTTGCTAATAAAAGCTATACAGTTGGTGACCCTGAGCAAGTGCTGACGGCAACAGGAACAAATTTGAAATGGTATGCGGCTGCATCTGGTGGTTCACCATTAGCCTCTGCTCCGAAACCGTCCACTGCCACAGCGGGAACAACAAGTTATTATGTAAGCCAAACCGTCGGAGGATGTGAAAGTGAGCGTGCGGAAATTGTAGTTACAGTAAGCGCCTGTACGCCGCCTGCTAAGCCGGGAGTTGCTAATAAAAGCTATGCAGTTGGTGACCCTGAGCAAGTGCTGACGGCAACAGGAACAAATTTGAAATGGTATGCGGCTGCATCTGGTGGTTCACCATTAGCCTCTGCTCCGAAACCGTCCACTGCCACAGCGGGAACAACAAGTTATTATGTAAGCCAAACCGTCGGAGGATGTGAAAGTGAGCGTGCAGAAATTGTAGTCACAGTAAGCGCCTGCACACCGCCTGCTAAGCCGGGAGTTGCAAATAAAAGTTATACGATTGGCGATCCCGAGCAAGTGCTGACAGCAACAGGAACGAACTTGAAATGGTATTCAAATGCTTCGGGCGGTTCCCCATTAGCCTCCGCTCCCAAACCATCTACTGCCACAGCGGGAACCACAAGTTATTATGTAAGCCAAACCGTCGGAGGATGTGAAAGTGAGCGTGCAGAAATTGTAGTCACAGTAAGCGCCTGCACACCGCCTGCCAAGCCGGGAGTTGCAAATAAGAGTTATACGATTGGTGATCCTGAAGAAACGCTTACAGCAACCGGAACAAACTTAAAGTGGTATGCCAATGCCACCGGCGGCTCTCCGTTAGCTTCTGCTCCCAAACCGTCCACTGCGACGGCCGGAACCAGGAGTTACTTTGTGAGTCAAACCGTTGGTGGATGCGAGAGTGCGAGGGCAGAAATCGTAGTCTCAGTAAGTGCTTGCACCCCACCCGCAAAGCCAACAGTCTCAGCTATTGATCCGGTTTGTATGTATGCAACAGTTCCATCTTCGCTCTTATCAAGTGCCGTCTCGCAAAAGACTGGCTTGAAGTGGTACGATAGCGCTACTGGCGGCACCGGCTCCACCACAGTTCCGACACCATCTACAACCACTGCTGGTATAAAAGTCTTTTACGTAACGCAAACTGTTAATAAATGCGAAAGTGAAAGAGCGGCGGTAAGCTTTGAGGTTAAGGCTCTACCGGAAAGACCAACAGTCTCAAACTTAGAATATTGCAAAGACGTCACTAATGCAGTTCCATTGACTGCTTCTGGAACGGGTTTGAAGTGGTATGCCACCGAAACAGGTGGAAGTCCTTTGGCGGGTGCTCCAAAGCCATCGACCACGACAGTTGGAACAGTTTCATATTTTGTAAGCCAGACGGCTGCAAATGGCCTATCATGTGAAAGCCCTCGTGCGGAGTTAAAAGTGACTGTTAACGCTTTACCTGTTGCGTTGCAAGCAATTTCAGAAGCCTTATGCCAGGAACGTGCAGACAAAGTATATAATCTCGCCGCTCAACCGTCCGGTGGCAACACAGTGAATTGGTATACAACTCCTACCGGTGGAACTGCTTCAAAAAATGCGCCATCGGTAAACCTGAAAAACGCTGGCGAAACAATAGCCTATGCAACTCAGGTTTCTGCAAAAGGCTGTGAGAGCCCATTACCGAGGGCCGTTCAAAAAGTCCGCGTGAAACCACTTCCAGGCTTGCCAGGCGTCGAAAAACCACTAGTCGAAATATGCCAGTTTGTGGCCGCTCAGCCATTGTCTGCAACGCCGGTAACCGGAGGAATCTTGAAATGGTACGGAACAAACGCATCAGGCGGTGATCCAAGTGACAATGCCCCAATTCCATCCACAGCCGAGGGCGGGACTACTTCTTATTTTGTAGGACAGGCTTTGGAGGGATGTATCGGTGACCGTGCGAAAATTGATGTAAAAATCAATACAACACCAAAACCACAGACCACGACGCAACTTGCTTACTGCCAGAATGAAGTGGCGCCGAGACTGGACGCAACCGGTTCTATCCTGAAATGGTATCGCAATGCAAATGACACTGAATTCCAAGGCATTCCGTTTACACCGTTTACAGAAAAGGTGCAGGATTATTCATTCTTCGTGACACAAACAGGCACCAATGGCTGCGAAAGTCCAAAAGAAGAGATCAGGATCCACATTAAGGCATTACCATCGGCTACGATCTCGGGCAACTCCACCATTGACCTTGGACAAACTGCTACGATCCGGATCAGATTTACTGGTGACGGCCCCTGGATTTACGCACTTTCAGACGGCACAACTGATACAACAGACCAACAAAATCACGAAATTCAGGTTAAGCCAACAACGACGACATCTTATTTGCTTACGAATGTGGCTAACGCTTGTGGTAAAGGTTTGCCGATCGGCAGCGCCCTGGTGACGGTAAAGGTTCCTACCATTAATTCGGGTAACCCGTCCGTGGCAGAAGCCTGCGCCGGAAAAACATTTAGTGTACCGTTCCAGCAGTCAGGGGATTTCCCTACTGAAAACACTTTCAAAGTTCAGATCGCGACGGAAAACACGGATGCGAAATTTGTAAGCATTCCGTCAGTTGCCTCATCGAACATCATAACCGCAACATTTCCGGACACAACGCTGGCCGGAAGTTATTATGTCCGCGTGGTAAGTTCAGGCACAAATCCGAATTTTACTGTGAAAGGCAGTGTCAGCTCGATCACCATTACAGCAAGCCCGCTTCCCATTGCGACGATCACAGGCACGCAAACGATTTTGGTAGGAGACAAAGCTGATATGAAGATTGCAACCACCGGAAAAGCACCATGGACATTTACATTGAGCGATGGCAAAAAAGATTCACTGATCACCGCAGCCGTAACGCCTTACACGTTCAAACTTGCGCCGAAAACAACCACAACCTATACCATTACCAAAGTAACCAACGTCTGTGGAACGGGCAAAGGTGCAGGCACCGCACGTGTACAAGTTGACCCGATTCTGGGTGTCGAACCGCCAGCATCAGCGGATTGGGTGAATGTATATCCTACTCTTGTAACATCACAATGCACTGTTGAGTTAAAAGGCGCAATATCGCTAAAAGAAGCCAGTGCGGAAGTCATTGACCTGACCGGCCGTTCACGCGCAGTGAAGACAATCAGCCAGAAAACAACGGAAGTGGATTTCTCTTCCTTCCCTTCCGGACTTTACCTGCTGAGAGTTACAAACGGAAATAAGAATACAGTGTGGCGCATTATGAAGCCATAA
- a CDS encoding UPF0489 family protein, with the protein MEFKVLINSGRQISMSENLNYFAQADHIYIMDNHLGAIWCWDKLPKDRNITVVHIDAHYDLGCSPPGEFIYGSVDLEALPIDQIVNFKHECGYNYFMWDNYIRLFIEKYPNLINEFVSITQGIGDMSDIEGVKFNEFNIWDLSSRLWHKYENRKILNIDIDYFFKHDDHITFEIFSTKFISFFSRWLLKNKDNFDLITIALSPECCGSWDNSVNMANRILKPLNIKIEI; encoded by the coding sequence ATGGAATTCAAAGTATTAATCAATAGCGGTAGACAAATATCAATGTCTGAAAATTTGAACTATTTTGCTCAAGCGGACCATATATATATTATGGATAATCATTTAGGCGCTATTTGGTGTTGGGACAAACTGCCAAAAGATAGAAATATAACTGTTGTACACATAGACGCACACTATGACCTAGGTTGCTCTCCACCTGGGGAATTTATTTATGGTTCCGTTGATTTAGAAGCTCTTCCAATAGATCAAATTGTAAATTTTAAACATGAATGCGGTTATAATTATTTTATGTGGGATAATTATATTCGTTTGTTTATTGAGAAATATCCTAATTTGATAAATGAATTTGTGTCAATTACCCAGGGAATAGGAGATATGTCAGATATAGAGGGTGTAAAATTCAATGAATTTAACATTTGGGATCTAAGTTCTAGACTATGGCATAAATATGAGAACAGAAAAATTTTAAACATTGACATAGATTACTTTTTTAAACACGATGATCACATAACCTTTGAAATATTCAGCACAAAGTTTATAAGTTTCTTTTCAAGATGGCTTCTAAAAAACAAAGACAATTTTGACTTGATAACTATTGCGTTAAGCCCCGAATGTTGTGGCTCATGGGATAATTCTGTAAACATGGCCAACAGGATATTAAAACCATTGAATATCAAGATAGAAATTTGA
- a CDS encoding site-specific integrase, translated as MLEKTFGLFFYLKHAKYQKEGLRYVYLRITVDGKSVEMSTKQLWSPTRWNADAGRATGQKEDTRTLNAYLDMLGSKVFQAKKILIEDDKELTAEALKNVLLGKSNETRTVLEVFQRHNEQMEALVGQEFAPLTLKRYKTAKEHTASFIKWKYKKDDMAIRDLNYEFITEFNFWLRSARGCNHNSAIKYMSNLKKVVLICVNNKWLKKDPFQGFKLTKKEVVKNPLSRDELKRLTEKVFEVERISQVRDIFLFCCYTGLAYVDVKQLKTTDIVVGMDGEPWIDTTRQKTDAPTRIPLLDTALEIIEKYKDHPQCCVAGVVLPVLSNQKMNAYLKEIADLCGISKTLTFHIARHTFATTVTLSNKVPIETVSKMLGHRSLKQTMIYAKILDVKISEDMKGLRERLKGG; from the coding sequence ATGTTAGAAAAAACTTTCGGCCTGTTCTTCTATTTGAAACACGCCAAGTACCAGAAGGAGGGTTTACGTTATGTTTACCTCAGAATTACAGTGGACGGCAAGTCTGTCGAAATGTCCACGAAACAGCTTTGGAGCCCTACCAGATGGAATGCAGATGCGGGTAGAGCTACTGGCCAAAAAGAAGACACCCGCACACTTAATGCCTATCTGGACATGCTGGGCTCAAAAGTATTTCAAGCGAAGAAGATTCTGATCGAGGATGACAAGGAATTAACAGCCGAAGCATTGAAGAATGTCCTGCTTGGTAAGAGCAATGAGACTCGCACGGTCCTTGAAGTTTTCCAGCGCCATAATGAGCAAATGGAAGCACTGGTCGGCCAAGAGTTCGCTCCGCTCACCTTGAAGCGCTATAAGACCGCCAAGGAGCATACAGCTTCCTTCATCAAGTGGAAGTACAAGAAGGATGATATGGCGATCAGGGACTTGAATTATGAATTCATTACTGAATTCAATTTCTGGCTTCGGAGTGCGCGAGGCTGCAACCATAACTCTGCGATCAAGTATATGAGCAATCTGAAAAAGGTTGTGTTGATCTGCGTCAATAACAAGTGGTTGAAGAAGGATCCGTTCCAAGGATTCAAGCTGACGAAGAAAGAGGTTGTGAAGAATCCTCTATCCAGGGATGAACTGAAACGATTGACGGAAAAAGTGTTTGAAGTTGAAAGAATCAGCCAGGTGCGGGATATCTTCCTTTTCTGCTGCTACACCGGGTTAGCTTATGTGGATGTGAAGCAATTGAAGACAACGGACATTGTCGTCGGAATGGATGGCGAGCCGTGGATCGATACCACGCGGCAGAAAACGGATGCCCCTACACGTATTCCGCTGCTGGATACAGCGTTGGAAATTATTGAGAAGTATAAGGATCATCCACAATGTTGTGTGGCCGGTGTTGTGCTACCTGTGCTGAGTAATCAGAAGATGAATGCTTACTTGAAGGAGATTGCTGACCTGTGCGGGATTTCCAAGACACTGACTTTTCATATTGCGCGGCATACGTTTGCTACAACTGTGACGCTGAGTAATAAGGTGCCTATTGAGACGGTTTCCAAAATGCTGGGGCACCGGTCGTTGAAGCAGACTATGATTTATGCGAAGATTCTCGATGTGAAGATTAGTGAGGATATGAAGGGGTTGCGCGAGCGGTTGAAGGGTGGATAG
- a CDS encoding SDR family NAD(P)-dependent oxidoreductase, which translates to MNRLKNKVAVITGASKGIGASIAKHFAAEGAKVVVNYAASKEGADRVVKEITDNGGIAIAVQADVSREADVTRLFEETKQAFGRLDILVNNAVFQQFLPIEQASAEAFHQHFNVNVLGPVLTIQESLKLFGDEGGNIINISSGASKSPMAGVSLYSATKAALDAITISLSKELGAKNVRINSILPGATETEGATSAGVTSGSEYEKMFVANTPLGRRGQPEDIAKAAVFLASDDAAWITGEQISVSGGMFGF; encoded by the coding sequence ATGAATAGATTAAAAAACAAAGTAGCGGTCATTACCGGTGCTTCCAAAGGAATAGGTGCGTCCATCGCAAAACATTTTGCCGCCGAAGGTGCCAAGGTGGTTGTGAATTATGCCGCCAGTAAAGAAGGCGCAGACCGTGTGGTAAAGGAAATTACAGACAATGGTGGCATAGCCATTGCGGTACAGGCCGATGTGTCCAGAGAAGCCGATGTAACCAGGCTGTTTGAAGAAACAAAGCAGGCTTTCGGAAGGTTGGATATTTTGGTAAACAACGCGGTCTTTCAGCAATTTTTACCCATTGAACAGGCATCAGCAGAAGCTTTTCACCAGCATTTCAACGTAAATGTTTTGGGTCCTGTACTGACGATCCAGGAGTCCTTAAAACTGTTTGGAGATGAGGGTGGCAATATTATCAATATCAGTTCGGGTGCAAGCAAATCGCCAATGGCGGGAGTCTCCTTGTACTCTGCAACTAAGGCTGCATTAGATGCAATAACGATTTCTTTGTCGAAGGAACTGGGTGCAAAAAACGTCCGTATTAATTCTATTTTGCCGGGCGCTACGGAAACAGAAGGCGCAACCAGTGCGGGCGTCACCTCTGGCAGTGAGTATGAAAAAATGTTTGTTGCCAATACACCGCTTGGCCGCAGAGGCCAGCCCGAAGATATTGCGAAAGCAGCAGTATTTCTCGCTTCCGATGATGCCGCGTGGATTACGGGGGAGCAGATTTCGGTTTCGGGGGGAATGTTCGGGTTTTGA
- a CDS encoding lysozyme inhibitor LprI family protein produces MKKYLLASLIFLVSLNISFGQVNENSYAKAEKEINSVYQKILQEYATDKEFIKNLRSSQRLWIQFRDAEVKARYPDREPGYYSRVHSMCLANLKTELTNERIKTLRVWLAGIEEGNVCAGSVKRKH; encoded by the coding sequence ATGAAGAAATACCTGTTAGCTTCCCTCATTTTTCTAGTATCGCTAAATATCTCATTCGGGCAAGTGAACGAAAACTCTTATGCAAAGGCAGAGAAAGAGATCAATTCGGTTTATCAAAAAATCTTACAGGAATATGCCACAGATAAGGAATTCATAAAAAACCTAAGATCGTCTCAACGACTGTGGATTCAGTTTCGCGATGCTGAGGTAAAAGCCAGGTACCCTGACAGGGAACCTGGCTACTATAGTAGAGTTCATTCTATGTGTCTCGCAAATTTGAAGACTGAGCTTACCAATGAAAGAATTAAGACATTGAGAGTCTGGCTGGCAGGCATAGAGGAAGGGAATGTATGCGCTGGCTCAGTCAAGCGAAAACATTAA
- a CDS encoding nucleoside deaminase encodes MAEAMRQAEKAYDEGEIPVGAVVVIGERIIGKGYNQTEKLHDVTAHAEMIAITAASDNLGSKYLQDCTLYVTLEPCVMCGGALFWTQMSRVVFGAADEKRGFSRLGNVILHPKTSLTTGILAQESQELLLKFFKQLRT; translated from the coding sequence ATGGCCGAGGCCATGCGGCAAGCTGAAAAAGCATATGACGAAGGTGAAATCCCCGTTGGTGCCGTAGTTGTGATTGGCGAGCGCATTATTGGCAAAGGTTATAATCAAACCGAAAAATTACACGACGTAACTGCTCACGCAGAGATGATTGCGATTACCGCGGCGTCCGATAACCTCGGGTCAAAATACCTGCAGGACTGCACATTATACGTCACGCTCGAACCCTGTGTGATGTGCGGCGGGGCGCTTTTCTGGACGCAGATGAGCCGCGTCGTATTTGGTGCAGCCGATGAAAAGCGGGGGTTTTCGAGGCTTGGCAACGTCATTTTACATCCTAAAACGAGTCTTACAACCGGAATTTTGGCCCAGGAATCACAGGAACTGCTGCTCAAATTTTTTAAGCAATTAAGAACATAA
- a CDS encoding superoxide dismutase: MAFTLDPLPYANNALEPHIDALTMEIHHDRHHQAYVTNLNAAVAGTELEGKSIEEIIANISKAPAPVRNNGGGHWNHAFFWKSLSPNGGGEPTGELAQAITAKFGSFQAFKDEFKKAATGRFGSGWAWLIKSGDGVAITSTPNQDNPLMDIAEAKGTPIIGLDVWEHAYYLKYQNKRPDYIDAYWNVVDWKAADALYVASK, from the coding sequence ATGGCATTTACACTAGATCCCTTACCTTACGCAAACAATGCATTGGAGCCGCATATCGATGCATTGACTATGGAGATACATCACGACCGTCACCATCAGGCATATGTTACCAATTTGAATGCAGCAGTAGCAGGAACTGAACTGGAAGGCAAAAGCATAGAAGAAATTATTGCGAATATCAGCAAAGCACCAGCTCCTGTACGCAACAATGGCGGCGGTCACTGGAACCACGCATTTTTCTGGAAATCCCTTTCCCCAAACGGAGGCGGTGAACCAACAGGCGAATTGGCCCAAGCTATCACAGCGAAATTCGGATCATTCCAGGCATTTAAAGATGAGTTCAAAAAAGCAGCGACAGGTCGTTTCGGCTCAGGCTGGGCTTGGCTTATCAAATCTGGCGACGGTGTGGCGATCACTTCTACGCCTAATCAGGACAACCCATTAATGGACATCGCAGAAGCAAAAGGAACGCCTATCATCGGTTTAGACGTGTGGGAGCACGCATATTACCTGAAATATCAAAACAAGCGCCCGGATTACATCGACGCTTACTGGAACGTAGTAGACTGGAAAGCTGCTGACGCTCTTTACGTTGCATCGAAATAA
- a CDS encoding AbiJ-related protein: protein MQKELHKWLLDVGEKDSARIISECSIDLLYVDTLFEMSSDRETALMDAQIGVPGKYYPKLSTHFKKETEIIENQLMEVATALGMHIRSISWNPKIDNENDSGLKISIVARQAIFDEITLHKISWSGRLEEPNFLNRIFDLSKIPSNDSRYDNAFDDIHKHRIMNYDWEDDWVFTDRRFNLLHCEEDIFLKFLALIINPVARTDDESVSQLVEIYNRNLATSDIEYYEKSKIAGKSIYGYREINIEASESISNEAKQQKLALVVGCNQYEFGGSLQNPINDAIAVKQSLESLGFDVMSAENTKLKELKIIIDDFGVELEKYDVGLFYFAGHGVQVKGLNYLIPIDANLKNERTVEYDCVQVDRILSHMENAKTTVNVLILDACRDNPFERNWGRSLTQRGFAVMDAPKGSLIAYSTSPGKTASDGEGQNGLYTGELILEIKTVNLSVNQLFQKVRKAVMEKSNDAQIPWESTSLTADFYFNHDGHSNF from the coding sequence ATGCAAAAAGAACTACATAAATGGCTACTAGATGTTGGAGAAAAAGATTCTGCTCGAATTATTTCTGAATGTAGCATTGACTTATTATACGTTGACACACTTTTTGAAATGAGTAGCGATAGAGAGACGGCTTTGATGGATGCTCAGATTGGAGTTCCCGGGAAATATTATCCCAAGCTGTCAACTCATTTCAAAAAAGAAACAGAAATAATCGAAAATCAGCTGATGGAAGTTGCAACTGCATTAGGTATGCATATTCGCAGCATTTCATGGAACCCAAAGATTGACAATGAAAATGACTCTGGACTAAAAATATCCATCGTTGCTCGACAAGCAATATTTGATGAGATTACCTTACATAAAATTTCGTGGTCTGGTAGACTAGAGGAACCTAACTTCCTAAATCGCATATTTGATCTTTCAAAAATACCTTCGAATGATTCAAGATATGACAATGCATTTGACGACATTCATAAACATCGAATAATGAATTATGATTGGGAAGACGATTGGGTGTTTACTGATAGACGATTTAATTTACTTCATTGTGAAGAAGACATATTTCTTAAGTTTTTAGCTCTGATTATAAATCCAGTTGCAAGAACCGACGATGAAAGTGTAAGCCAATTGGTAGAGATATATAATAGAAACCTGGCAACTAGTGACATCGAATACTATGAAAAGTCAAAAATTGCCGGGAAGTCTATTTATGGATATCGAGAAATTAATATTGAAGCATCTGAATCCATTAGTAATGAGGCCAAGCAGCAAAAGCTTGCATTAGTTGTGGGTTGCAATCAATATGAATTTGGAGGGAGTCTGCAAAATCCAATTAATGATGCAATTGCAGTTAAACAAAGTCTTGAATCCTTAGGATTTGATGTGATGTCAGCAGAGAATACAAAACTGAAAGAGCTTAAAATAATAATTGATGACTTCGGAGTGGAACTTGAAAAGTATGATGTAGGACTATTTTATTTTGCTGGGCATGGAGTTCAAGTTAAAGGTTTAAATTATTTGATACCAATTGACGCAAATTTAAAAAACGAACGAACTGTTGAATACGACTGCGTCCAAGTCGATAGAATATTAAGCCATATGGAGAATGCCAAAACCACAGTGAACGTTCTAATTCTGGATGCATGTCGTGATAATCCCTTCGAACGGAATTGGGGACGAAGTTTAACACAAAGAGGATTTGCAGTCATGGATGCTCCGAAAGGATCATTAATTGCATATTCAACGTCTCCTGGCAAAACTGCTTCGGATGGGGAGGGCCAAAATGGACTTTACACTGGTGAGCTAATTTTGGAAATTAAAACAGTAAACCTATCTGTGAATCAGCTGTTTCAAAAAGTAAGAAAAGCAGTTATGGAGAAGTCGAATGACGCGCAAATACCTTGGGAATCAACATCATTGACCGCAGACTTTTACTTTAATCATGATGGTCACAGCAATTTTTAA